In Oceanidesulfovibrio indonesiensis, one DNA window encodes the following:
- a CDS encoding DUF4372 domain-containing protein, which translates to MELVSKQLTQKENLDVAHHNTILSQLLSLIPRHDFERLERKHSSGRQPRIFTRWSQFVCLA; encoded by the coding sequence ATGGAATTGGTGTCTAAGCAACTCACACAAAAGGAGAATTTGGACGTGGCACACCATAACACAATCCTTTCTCAACTGCTATCCTTGATCCCCAGACATGATTTTGAGCGCCTTGAACGCAAGCACTCCAGCGGACGCCAACCACGCATTTTCACCCGGTGGAGCCAGTTTGTATGCCTGGCCTT